The Apium graveolens cultivar Ventura chromosome 6, ASM990537v1, whole genome shotgun sequence genome contains a region encoding:
- the LOC141664375 gene encoding GRAS family protein RAD1-like, producing the protein MAYSFLAHPLYDNEQNVQLSGLDSSSSSVSCYSFPHLQNVDVNDVASTWIPTLSDESGSYKRLKRTTSMGDKSSSTISRTISTSSLNSLPGLHIRDHIKTYTQRYLAAEGVQEATLAISGQDYDGETKDDGVADGMRLVQLLISCAEAVACRDKTHASVLLAELRANALVFGSSFQRVASCFVQGLTDRLALVQPLGTVGLTSATMNIMDIASEKKEEALRLVYEVCPHIQFGHFVANLSILEAFEGEKFVHVVDLGMSLGLPHGQQWRNLINSLANRTGQPPRCVRITGVGLCIEQYQIIGDELEAYAGSLGINLEFSVVESSLENLKPEDIKLRKNEVVAINSILQLHCVVKESRGALNAVLQIIHELSPKVLVLVEQDSSHNGPFFLGRFMEALHYYSAIFDSLDAMLPKYDTRRAKIEQFYFAEEIKNIVSCEGPARMERHERVDQWRRRMSRAGFQPAPIKMIARAKEWLGKLEFCEGYTIVEEKGCLVLGWKSKPIVAASCWKC; encoded by the exons ATGGCTTATAGTTTCTTGGCCCATCCTTTGTATGATAATGAACAAAATGTTCAGCTAAGTGGCCTTGATTCAAGTAGTTCATCCGTTTCTTGTTATTCATTTCCGCATTTACAGAATGTGGATGTCAATGATGTTGCCTCAACGTGGATTCCAACTTTATCGGATGAATCTGGAAGCTATAAGAGGTTGAAAAGAACCACCAGCATGGGTGA CAAAAGCAGCAGCACAATTAGTCGGACGATCAGCACTAGTAGCTTGAATAGCCTGCCAGGATTACATATTCGAGACCATATAAAGACTTATACACAGAGATACCTTGCGGCTGAAGGTGTTCAAGAGGCAACATTAGCCATTTCTGGACAGGATTATGATGGGGAGACAAAAGACGATGGAGTTGCTGACGGAATGAGACTTGTGCAGCTTCTGATATCATGTGCAGAAGCTGTGGCATGTCGAGATAAAACACATGCCTCGGTTTTACTAGCTGAGCTTCGGGCAAATGCTTTAGTCTTTGGCTCTTCCTTTCAGCGCGTGGCTTCTTGCTTTGTCCAGGGGCTTACTGACCGGCTGGCACTTGTTCAGCCACTAGGGACAGTTGGTTTAACTTCAGCAACAATGAATATAATGGACATTGCTTCTGAGAAGAAGGAAGAAGCCCTACGCCTTGTCTACGAAGTTTGTCCACACATTCAATTTGGACACTTTGTGGCAAATTTATCAATATTGGAAGCCTTTGAGGGAGAGAAGTTCGTCCATGTGGTGGATTTAGGCATGTCCCTCGGTCTGCCACATGGTCAACAATGGCGTAATTTAATTAATAGTCTTGCAAACCGGACTGGCCAACCTCCACGCTGTGTTAGAATAACAGGTGTTGGCCTTTGCATCGAGCAATACCAAATTATCGGGGATGAGCTCGAGGCCTATGCTGGGAGCTTGGGAATAAATTTAGAATTTTCAGtagttgaaagtagcttggaaaacCTTAAGCCTGAAGATATTAAACTCCGTAAAAATGAAGTTGTTGCAATCAATAGTATTCTTCAGCTGCACTGTGTGGTGAAAGAGAGCAGAGGTGCACTAAATGCAGTTCTGCAGATAATTCATGAGCTCTCACCAAAGGTTCTGGTTCTAGTTGAGCAGGATTCAAGCCACAATGGGCCATTCTTCCTTGGGAGGTTTATGGAAGCTCTGCATTATTATTCTGCAATATTCGACTCTCTTGATGCAATGCTGCCTAAATACGACACAAGACGTGCAAAGATTGAACAGTTCTACTTCGCTGAGGAGATAAAGAACATTGTGAGTTGTGAGGGGCCAGCAAGGATGGAGAGACACGAGAGAGTAGATCAATGGCGCAGGAGGATGAGCAGAGCCGGTTTCCAGCCAGCCCCGATCAAGATGATTGCTCGGGCAAAAGAGTGGCTAGGAAAACTCGAGTTCTGTGAAGGGTATACCATTGTGGAAGAAAAAGGTTGTTTGGTGCTAGGATGGAAATCAAAACCCATTGTTGCAGCTTCTTGCTGGAAATGCTAA